The Pandoraea vervacti DNA window CACGAAAGACGATGTACGCGCCCAGAATCAGGAAAGCGACGATGGCCACGATCTTGAGCATCGAAAACGCATACTCGACCGCCCCGAAAACCTTGACGCTGGCCGCGTTGATCGCGATCAGGCCTGCCGAGAAGCCAACGATCCAGTACCAGCCCGGCACTGCCGGAAACCAGTACTTCATATAGACGGCGATGGCCGTGACCTCGGTGCCGACGGCGAACACGATCGATGACCAATAGCCGTAGCGCACCAGAAATCCGGCCAACGGACCGATGTAGTGCTCGGCGTACGCGCCGAACGACCCCGAGGTCGGATGAGCGACCGTCATTTCGGCGAGACAGCCCATGAGCAGCAGCGCGATGGCGCCGCCGATCGCGTAGCTCAGCAGCACGCTCGGTCCCGCAAAGCCGATGGCGAACGCACTGCCCAAAAACAGGCCGGTGCCAATAGCGCCGCCAATGGCGATCATCGATAACTGAGCGCTGCTCAATCCCCGGTGCAGTCCTTTTTCTCGCTCGACAATGCTGTCGAAGCCTGGTTGTGTGGTACTCAAGATCGTCTCCTGTGAATCTGAGGTAATGGAAATTCGTGGTCAGAACGTGTGTTCGATGCCGACGCCGACGCCTCGGTAATGCACGCCCGGGGGCGCGTTGCCGCCGGAAAAGTTGGGGCGCGGCGAAAAGCCATAGCTGCCCCAGGCCCGATTGATGACCTGGTAGTAGGCGACGTACACGTCAGTGCGTTTGGAAAAGTCATAGCGATAGCCGAGGTTGAGCTGCGTCGCGCCGAGATCGTCCGTGTTGCAGGTCGCCCCGCCCACGCGCGAACAGGCGCCGTTCGTCGCGTAGCCCCCGCCGAGCCAGACGGAGTGGCGTGCGCCGCCGAAAAAGTGCTGCACCATGGCGTAGAACGCATCTCGCCGGTAGCGATTGAGATTGCCGGACGTGCCGTCATCGGTCCGATACGTCAGCCTGTCCCAGCCCGCCACCCACTTCGTCTGTGCGTAGGTGAAGACGATGAGGACCTTGTGCGCGTCGTCGCTCGAACCGGTGGCGCGCGAACCAACGTTGGACGGGTTGGCGCTGGCCGGCGCGCCCAACCACGCGAGACCGAAGTAGTCCTTGTGCAGCTCGTACGCATAGCGCACGCGCAACGGGCCGTTCAGGTATTCCAGCCCCGCCCCGAAGACCTGCGGCGCGATGTCGCCGGCGGGTGTCGTGACCGTGCCGTTCGAGAGCGAGTAGGAGAACTGCAATTGGAGTCCCGCCCACTCAGGCGTCCAGTACTGAATCGTGTTGCCCTGCCGCCGGTTGAACGTGGCGTCCGATGCGTTATTGACGCGGCCCGACTGCGTTGTGGTGTTCGGTACGTTGAAGCCGGGATTGCTCAGGATCGTGCTCAGATCGCCGGTGTACGGATTGCGAACGG harbors:
- a CDS encoding porin; protein product: MRGALRYLEPCRGSSDHARRVQGVPRAQHAVVRLCARMPGTVLAMAVGMGVCEVSQAQVQIYGHLTPMTDWVSVSERQTPASAPRPTQAPAGAIRSPEMSGTRMLSSISYFGMRGKEDLGDGYAAIWQIETPVSIDGKATGAIGARNSNVGVKGPFGTVFMGNWDTPYQWSTLSVGSPVRNPYTGDLSTILSNPGFNVPNTTTQSGRVNNASDATFNRRQGNTIQYWTPEWAGLQLQFSYSLSNGTVTTPAGDIAPQVFGAGLEYLNGPLRVRYAYELHKDYFGLAWLGAPASANPSNVGSRATGSSDDAHKVLIVFTYAQTKWVAGWDRLTYRTDDGTSGNLNRYRRDAFYAMVQHFFGGARHSVWLGGGYATNGACSRVGGATCNTDDLGATQLNLGYRYDFSKRTDVYVAYYQVINRAWGSYGFSPRPNFSGGNAPPGVHYRGVGVGIEHTF